The Drosophila sulfurigaster albostrigata strain 15112-1811.04 chromosome 3, ASM2355843v2, whole genome shotgun sequence genomic sequence GCACGGCTGTGTCACGTTCAGAGACACAACATCCGCTGTGACTGGCatgccaaaaatacaaaacaaagccAGAGATAGAAATGTTTATATGCCAACATGGCAATGACTTCATTTGGCTTATATGGCAGACAAATACGGatatacacaaacacatcCATGGAACATAGAAATGTGACTAAATGCGACTAAaatctgtttatttatttactctcGCTCTCATTCCCTTTCACTGCCTGCAGTTTCGACAATCGTATGCAAatgatataatatttacatttgattACACTGTTGGCTTTTATTTGCTGTCGCTGCGTTTGACATTGTCGTCCCCTCGCTTTGCCATAAAccataaaattcaattgcattacAGTTGTTTTTATACGTGTTTGTTTAACGTTGACACTCGTTCTACGCTGCGTatgtgtaattattatttattaaattcgcCTGCGGATGCCAGTTTGACATTCGCTCCGATTGTGCTACCTTATAAAAGCTACCTCGCACTACGGCCGTAGATTTTTCCCATTGGTTAACCCATTGAGCAACGTAAAACTCAATTACGTTACGGCTAAGCCAATTTGCCGTTGCACTGATGGCAAATTAAAGTGCAACCACAGTTGTAACTGCAGCTGTAACGGCAACTGCATTTGACCCTAGCAAATGTACACTCGACATGTGAATGGCTTTTCCTGATGCTGAAGCTGCTCACATGCTGcagatgctgctgttgctggtgccgCTGTCATTGGCAGCCACTAGGTGGCCATAATGTGCGACCACTAACACCAAAACgatgacagcagcaacgacagctgCTCCTGCTTCTTCTATATCTCTAGTTTCTACTGCTCCACTGCCATTGCTGCCTCGCTTCTTTGTTGCGTGGCGTGTCCCCTGCGGTGGTGTTGCGTGCTCACACTTTGTGGTTCTACTTTACAAAATGACATTGCCACTTTTCCAGCTAgctgataatgatgatgacagAACATTTGCCAAATCAATTTAGGCTGGGTGCGCGCGTGAGCGAGAACTTTTCCACAGAATGTCAATCGTGGAAATGAAATGGGATTTCAAACTGGGAATTAAACAGGAAATAGCATATCGATACCACGACGTACACAGCAGGCGAACAGCATTAAATGCAGCCAGTTTTCCACTGTAGCTAAAGtcagagacacacacaagaaaaaataaataaaaattcattgcaATTGCCAGACTGTCTGCGTAAGAATATACCCTTTTAGCTTAACAGCTGCAATGGCTTAAAGCTTCGTATTCTTTTCTCTTATGCCAAATGGGGGAAATATGCAAAACGGGGAATAGAATATAATTTGCacttggcaaatgcaaatattttcgttCGTAATGACTGCTGAAGAACTTATTGTATCGTAAACTGAGAGCACTTTATTAATAAATCCCTCAAGCTAAACCTTGTGCTTAATCACAGGGTGTAAAAAaggtgttgcatacttttggacGCTGCGGTTATAAAATTGGAtgccgccattttgtttgcgCTGGGCGTGCAGTGTTAATTAAGAGCAGCGCATGCAAAAAgggaaagaaagagagaagagagaacgCATTATCCGTGACGTCAGTCAACTGTGTGTTGCGCTGCTCtaaatatttgtgcatttcattttgattacGAGTTGGCCCCACTCCCCCTCTTTACTACCATTCTTTTTGCTAGGCACTGCGTTGTTATTGCCACACAATCTcgctgtgcaaatatttgtattgtaaaagaaaaaacatacGCACACAAAAAGCTCCATCAACCAAACTCTGCTGTTGACTGAAAGTCATAACTGGGTGCTACTCCTATTGATTTCAGCCGGatttaaaacacaaaagctGCAGTTATTTACGCTTCACTTACGAGATTTTTGCTCTCGactaaaactgaaattgaaactgacaCTAGAGGCAAGACTAAAGCTGAGTGTGAGATGGTGGCTGTTAGACGCGTCGTTGGACCAAACTGACCAGAGccattttcataataaatttataacgAATGTCACGGCCTGTTATAATTAATGTTCTCCATTTGTCTAGCCGGACATTAAGGCGGCTATTTAAGCAAGTGAATGCCAATTGAACGCACACACGAAGCGTAGGcgacaaacaaaaacgaaggcgactacgactacgacgacgacggcgaggACGAAGTGAAATATGTATTATGCCACCGAAGGAGCAGCAGTGTCACCGCTTCTTCCATGCTGAGCAAATAGTTTGATTTACTGGCTGCCAAGcgcagcaaaaaacaaacttgcGAGAAAATCGCACAGGAGCCGCGCTCAGTCGGTTTCCCACTGACAAGCATGAGTAATAAAGATTGCATCttgataaattattatacccgctacccatagggtagaagggtattataactttgtgccggcaggaaatgtatgtaacaggcagaaggaggcatctccgaccctataaagtatatatattcttgatcagcgtcaacagccgagacgatctagccatgtccgtctgtccgtctgtgtgtctgtccgtctgtgtgtccgtccgtctgtccgtatgaacacctagatctcagagactataagagatagagctataattttttttcgacagtatttgttatgtttgcacgcagatcaagtttgtttcaaatttttgccacgcccacttccgcccccgcaaaccaaaaaaatcgaaaaacaagcataaatttaaagctagagctgtgaattttggtatatagtataattactatagtagttatgattcctgaaaatttggttgcgatcagataaaaattgtggaagttattaaagaaatacttttgtatgggcaaaaacgcccacttactagggctcttagttgctttggccgacaatctggtacattgtgccgtctatggtatattttgaatggtgtgctgtatcggtataccaaacataccatttggtatatttttagtattttttagtattttcggtatattttgaaaataataccacaatattttgcccttattaaaaatgggtagcgggtatctcacagtcgagcacactcgactgtaactttcttacttgtttttatgttattcCTATTCCAAAAGCAATTTGAGAACCTGCTGTTAATTAACTTTCAGAGCgaaatacttatgtatgtaccTTGAGAGCAGCTGTTTTCCCTTTTTAAATCACTCGAACTGAGTTAAAAGTATAAAACGATTTGTTGAATGATTTGTTATCGCTTAGTCAATCCAATGAAATGTCATAGTTAAGGTAAACAGGGGACCTCCTGACGTCCTGAGGATTTATGCAGCATTCAACGATTTTACAGCTTGAAGGAAATGCCCATTAAATGGACAATTTGCACGCCCGAGTCTTAAAACTTGCGCACGAACAACTTTGCAATTTGGCATTTATGACGTGCGAAAATCATATAGCCATAAAATGACATAATAAATGAGTAGTTAAATTCCCAAATCTTCACAGGCAATAAATTCTAACACATGGTCATGCATGACAAAAAAGTTTCGATTCGTTTTCGTTTCTCTTTTACTGCTTACAATGCAATTGTGCATTGCAAAATTCGCTTATATTACACAATTAGCAACTTTGTTGATACAGCTTCCCGTAAATGTGTTACAAGCGCTTTTAATgtgttgcatttatttatagtatatagaagAAGAAATATGTAGTTGCTGCATATTGCACGACGTATGTATGTAGCTCAAGGACTTGTACATCAACAAGTTTATGCAGATGCAGCAGCGTTCATAAATGATTACTCTCGATTGGAGTGGATGTAAATTTTAGTATGTGATCGTGGGCGTATGTATTTATGGATGTGTTGGGTGGCTCTAATGTGTAGTCTCAATAATTATCTCGTGCGTATCCAGATCAGGCACCGAAAACTTCATGGGCAAGTAATCGTCCGTATGCATATGCGGTATTTGATTAGCCTCTATCTGGGCCCGTTCATGGTCTTCATGGCATTTGGCTTCATGCTTCTCATAGTCGCCAAACGTTTCGAAAATGGCACGACAGACCATGCACTCAAAGAAACTTCTGCAATAAATAGGATGATATTAACATTGTAACCAAGCGACGTTAGGTTCTCGTTAACATACGGTTTCTGCTCTGCCTCTAGACGCTCCCTCGCCATGGCCGTAGCTGCTTGTATTGCACCGGGTACATCCACGTCGACGCCTTCCTTGATATGCGACTGCAGATGCCGTTTGAAGTTGGAGAGCTGAGTGAAACCCTTCTCACAGTAGTTGCATTGATAAGGCTTGGCATTTAGATGCCCCAACTTGTGCTTCTTCAGGTTGACCAACTGTGAGAAGTAGCGGCCACATCTCTGGCATCGGAACGGTTTTTCGCCGGTGTGTGTCATTTTGTGGCGCTTCATGTTGCTCTGCTGCGTGAAGGATTTGTTGCAAAAGTTGCATTGATATGGACGCTCGCCACTGTGCACGGCATAGTGTCGCTGCAGATTAACCGCCTGCGCAAAGGCCTTGGAGCATAAGTTACAAACAAATGGTCGCACATCGTTGTGCACCTTCATGTGGCGATCCAGGTTGCCGCTGTTGCAGAAACTCTTGGAGCACAACTTGCACTCATAGGTagttttgttgtggttgtgcaCCTCCTGACGGTGCAGCGTTTGGTCGCGTTTACTTTTGAACGTCTGTGGGTTACAAATAAACACATGTGAGTACGGCCATACcaatattgaattcaatttggtGAGTGAAACTTACGCGGTCGCAACGCTTGCAGCTAAACTGATTGACCACCGTCTCATCGAATTCACCCGGGATGCCCGCCATTTTGGGCGCTGCTACAACATCGATACGAAGCGATTATGTACACTGaagtattgtaaatataattaacacCTTTACAAGTCGTGTAAATGGTAAAAACTTACATTGAATTGCCTAATTCTCTATGTAATTTTCGCGTCTCTTGGAAAAGTCATATGGTACTAGTAATCAGTGTAACCACATTtggattttaaaatataccatattacaagtattcgaaatataccacttCCGCAATAAGAAGTTTGGTTACACTACTTTTGGTGATGGGACCTTTAACAACATTAgcatttctaaaataattggtttatattattgattgataatattaatgacataaaccatttaaataatgtaacTAATGTTTTACTTCCAATAAACCGTTTTGgggatttaaaaatataccacatgaTTTCGCAACATTATAAAAGGTCACACTGCACACAAATTgacacaaatgaaaaaataatcgAATGTTCTTCgcgaatttgttgtttgtaatACATCGGATTGTGAATTTGCTTGTAAAATATcagaaatttgtaaatttctgTATGAAAAAGCTATTGTTCTTAGCTTCAGCATATAGAATTATCTATATTGACTTAtaaattatatcaatataatttaaaaatatttgtaaacattaacaatactttgatttaaaaaagaacaacaaactcCTATCAGCTAAACAACATTCATATATTATCAACAAATCTTGACAAAACGTTTAAATACCGTGttaaaatatcataataatactAGTTTATTGtatcttttcttattttgcaAACTATATTCAAGAATTCGTAGACAATTTATGGTGGCATTTCGAATTGTACCGCGCCTTGGGAATGTATCGATAAATATTTGCAGACAACAAGAGAGAAATTGTTGCGGAAATGGtattgtttggtatatatttcGATGTAATAAGTcgttatgaaaaatataacttGCGGTCACACTGTAGCTACAGCTCCTTGCACACAAATGCGGAGATAActaagaattttatttgttttgtgagtTAGAGACGTACCAAGTGCAATGGCTACCTATTCCAACCAGCACTGGCTGCTCTCGCACATACGCAACTCGTTCATATCCACGGATGATACGGGCATCTGCGAGACGGTAATGCTGAGTGACGATATGCCGAAGCATTACCTGAGGAGATTTCAAACTGCCACAACTACTATGGATGCACACAGACGCAGCGGTCACCGTCCACCCCAGGCGacacagcagcaacgcaaCTCGGTGCCCAAAACCCCAGACACTGCCACACAATCCTCGCAACGCTCCGCGCCTCTCCAACATATGGTCCCGCCTAGGATTGCGGATCCGCCATTGCAAGAAGTGGACTTCTATTGCTATCCAGGCCTGGATCTAAGCGATGATGAGGACTTGGATATGTCGACGCATTCGTTCGATATACAAATGTACCCCGAGGTAGGCGCTCATCGATTTCGTTCAAATACGGCGCAGAAACTGGAAAAACTGGACATTGCAAAGCGTAAGGCGGCTCGCATCAAAAGTGTAAACTACAACGAGGAAGTGTTACCTCCTGATCGCCAGGATTTCTTTGTGAGAAAGCCAGTTAACGGACGTCCTGCGGAGAAACCTTCAACAtccacagcaactgcaacagtgACGAAAGCAGAGAAAACCAGCGAGGATGATCTTTCCGATGAGGGGGTAAAGAGCAAGTTGAGCGAGCAGCTTGCCAAGAGTCccaagcaaacacaaaatcGATTCATTCAATATGCGCGCTTTGACGGCACCGCCCAGGTAGGCATGCCCACAAAGCGCATCAATGTATATGTCAATATGCTGCCCGAGCCGGAACGCAATTATCCGCTCAAAATATGTGTGCTTTCCACGGCCAAGATCATCGAGGTGATCGGCCTCGTTTGCTACAAAACTACCCTACAGTATCCAGATGCAGTGCAGCTCAAGTCTGTGCAGCACTACGCATTATATATGACGGAAGACAACGATGACATGGATGATTTTCCGCCCCTAGACAATCGTGAGCCCTGCTCCAAATTCGGTTTCTCACATCTGACGCTGGCTGAGCGTCGTCCACTGGCGCCCGTTACCCGCATCGATTACCAGCAAGGCACTAAATCCATCACATCCATGGACGACAAGGCGGCTGTCGCGGCAGCGCGTGCTCTGGAGAACATCAATCTCAATGGCGATGTGACTGATGGTGCTGCTGGAACAGGTGATGGCGGAGACAGTCCCCAGGATCATGTCAAAGAGTATGAGAAGCGTCTGTTGAACCACAATGATATGCTGGAGGCGCCCATGCATCGCACTTATCGTCTAAGCATCATTGACAAGCGTTTCTTCAAATGCGACGTAACGCTCAGCGTGTCCGGAGAACGCATCGAGATTGATCAGCATAAAAACGCTAAGTTCTGGGCACAAAGGAAGCCCGTCTCGACACCCATCGATTTGGTGGCGCATTGCGAGATTGTGGAGCAACGACAATTGAAAGCACTGCTGCGCATTTGGTTGAAATCGAACTCTTCGAGCGGCATGTCTTCCAGCTGCACGTCGGCACCGATCAGCGCCAGCATTACATCGCTCAATGCGGGCAACAACACCACGGGCATTGCCCATTCGCCCGGTAGTCCCGGCCACTATCCGTCGCACAGCTCGCACTCGCCCTTTGGACAGGTTAGCAGCATGTCGAACATACGGTTCAAGCACTATGACTTCGATACGGATGTGCATACGGCGGAGCAGATACGCAACAAACTCAACTGCATCCTTGAGATGCGCTCCAGCGACATACGACGCGAGTTCCTGCACCAGCGTGTGCGCAAACAGGAGAAACAGCAGGCAAAGCGGCAGCTgaaattgtagtattttgttCCTATGGCTGGCCAGGCTGCGCCTCGCGCTGCCTCCTTGCTTCTCCAATgctggccacacacacagttgaaGTTGTATTTTAGCTTGCTAACCTAAAGAAGCGTGTGTTACACATGTTTTTGCTAGCCCATAAGTATTTATTGAAACACTTAAGTAACTAAAACCAATCCgaagtgcaaaaataaatagcatCAAAGTTCACAATTATGTTAAAAGACAAGCGGCTCGCTATCAGCAActatttaatactttattaCTAGAAATTGTGTaatgacagcaacaaataatCGTCATCGTGACACTGAATCTGGCGCCTTCGCTCGCCGGGTTCACTTCACTACCCAGTCGAACATGCACAGCATGACCGAGGCATGCAAAGAGAAGTGATCATTTCACACATCACCAATACGTTTACATGTAGAAggtcgctctcactctcttcgtGACTAAAAGTTCTGCTGAGTATCGCGAGCGCACTCGTGTCACGctgtctatctctctttcgctcgcaTACGCTTGCGTAGTAGTGATCATTTGTTGAGCTACTTCCGCATTAGCAGCTTCAATCGGGGGCGGCTGACTCGCGACTTTGAAGCGGTTTGCAGGCGTTTTGCGAGCGATTAGCGTTTTGTAAGTATTTCCGTTTTGTGCGGCTCGTTGACATTGCAATTGTCTGTAATCATTGTGCAATTAATCTAACAGACCCCCAGACGGGGTCGGGCCTAACGTGCTGCTAACGgctattttgttattgttattgtttattgctAGCTTGTATACTTATaagtttgttttgtattttatttatagttttgcAATGTCAGCAAGCAGAGCTGGCGAATGGGGCGTACCTATGGGGCGGCTGCTTAAACGCCTTTAAACAGCTGTTTAACCAAGTGCCGTTAGAAGTATGACAGATCTATGTGAATAGAGCAATAAgatataaattatacatttcgTGAAACGATTGTTTTCGTcgatttgctgttgttctaAGGCCAAGGTCGTcagcgaaacgaaaaaaaaacaattgcaaattcaCTAACAACAATTGACATTTGAGGTCAGCAGTGCTAATGATGGTGTtcatgatgatgacgacgatggcgatgatgatgatcatgaaCATGTGGATGATGCTGTTGTCTGGCGTGACTATATAAAGtcaaaactaaacaaatcCAAAATGAATCACAATGATCAATATCGAATGAAattggtttgtttttgtttttgccttttttctatatacatattttcacAAATTCATGGCCATATTTTATAGCGTGCTCTATTAGACTCTAGAAGGCTTCCCTTAAGCTTAATATGCGACTCATTTGTTGTATTGGGCTCGAAGAACGTAATGAACATCGTAAAGTCCATTTCGGGCAGAAAAGCAGGTAAATTATCCAATGCGTAGACATTGTGGAAATAAAGCGGACCCTGTAAAACAATCATAAGCAATTGATAGAAATCATTTTCGATGTTTAACTACAAATACCTCATGGAAAGGACACTCCTTTGGCATATTACTGTCTCTAGCCATGTTTTGAAAAACACTTTGAGCCAATTTATTCGACATTCGTCGATCCCGTAGATATTGACAAACATCGAAAGATCCTTCGAATAACAccatttcagtttttttgcGTGGGACGTTGCACGAGAAGTTTGTACTTGCACCACATCACGTTAATGGGTTCGATAAACTCCATATCCGAAGATATTCTTTCCATATCTTCAGGGCCAATACGGCAGCTCAAGTTCTTATAAACTGGCCATTGGATATCACAGTCAAAGCTGTGCCACTGAATCTTGTAGCGGCTTCGCTAAAGTTTGATACAAACTATTAGATAATCTATCCAAAGGGTAAGGCAGtcgcaataataatataatataataatatactgtatatgtatatacgctatatatcaaatatttagatCATATTCTTATTAGGAGTGATATACTAATATGGAGACGTT encodes the following:
- the LOC133841731 gene encoding uncharacterized protein LOC133841731, with translation MVLFEGSFDVCQYLRDRRMSNKLAQSVFQNMARDSNMPKECPFHEGPLYFHNVYALDNLPAFLPEMDFTMFITFFEPNTTNESHIKLKGSLLESNRARYKIWP
- the LOC133841728 gene encoding stress-activated map kinase-interacting protein 1, translating into MATYSNQHWLLSHIRNSFISTDDTGICETVMLSDDMPKHYLRRFQTATTTMDAHRRSGHRPPQATQQQRNSVPKTPDTATQSSQRSAPLQHMVPPRIADPPLQEVDFYCYPGLDLSDDEDLDMSTHSFDIQMYPEVGAHRFRSNTAQKLEKLDIAKRKAARIKSVNYNEEVLPPDRQDFFVRKPVNGRPAEKPSTSTATATVTKAEKTSEDDLSDEGVKSKLSEQLAKSPKQTQNRFIQYARFDGTAQVGMPTKRINVYVNMLPEPERNYPLKICVLSTAKIIEVIGLVCYKTTLQYPDAVQLKSVQHYALYMTEDNDDMDDFPPLDNREPCSKFGFSHLTLAERRPLAPVTRIDYQQGTKSITSMDDKAAVAAARALENINLNGDVTDGAAGTGDGGDSPQDHVKEYEKRLLNHNDMLEAPMHRTYRLSIIDKRFFKCDVTLSVSGERIEIDQHKNAKFWAQRKPVSTPIDLVAHCEIVEQRQLKALLRIWLKSNSSSGMSSSCTSAPISASITSLNAGNNTTGIAHSPGSPGHYPSHSSHSPFGQVSSMSNIRFKHYDFDTDVHTAEQIRNKLNCILEMRSSDIRREFLHQRVRKQEKQQAKRQLKL
- the LOC133841730 gene encoding zinc finger protein 239, yielding MAGIPGEFDETVVNQFSCKRCDRTFKSKRDQTLHRQEVHNHNKTTYECKLCSKSFCNSGNLDRHMKVHNDVRPFVCNLCSKAFAQAVNLQRHYAVHSGERPYQCNFCNKSFTQQSNMKRHKMTHTGEKPFRCQRCGRYFSQLVNLKKHKLGHLNAKPYQCNYCEKGFTQLSNFKRHLQSHIKEGVDVDVPGAIQAATAMARERLEAEQKPSFFECMVCRAIFETFGDYEKHEAKCHEDHERAQIEANQIPHMHTDDYLPMKFSVPDLDTHEIIIETTH